Part of the Nostoc sp. ATCC 53789 genome, ATTTGCAAGTGCCAGTTACCCTGTGATTGTACACAAATTCGTTGGAACACTTTATTTTACAGCCCTTTTATTCATAGCGCGGTGATGTTCCAAAAATCCTCTGTTTTAGAGCAGATTGGATTCTACAATAAAGTTGCTATTCATGCTGAAGATTATGAATTATGGTGTAGAATTGCCCTTCGTCTAAAAATTGCAAATTTAAGCGATTATCTAATACAGTGGCGAATACATCCCTCATCTGTAACAGCTACCTATGAAAATATACAACAAGATACAACGCTTTGGATTCAGATTAGCAATATAGAACATTTATTGGGAGCGGAAGAAGTTAAGAGGTGGAGTAATGGAATACACCTTAAATCAATAATTGCTTTATGGCTTGGTGAGCTAGAAGAACTAAAGGATCTGAATCTACAACAGCTTAATCAAGTTATAGAACGAATATTTCACTTACATCATGCTTTCTGTAATTACTACAAACTCGATTGGGAAGAATCTAAAAAACATCGTAATGAAGTTTTGATTTATCTTAGTACTCAGCTATTAGAGCTAGCTTACGACGGCTTAGAGCGAGAAGAATATAATACTTTACAGCTTTTAAATATAGCTTTTCGCCTGAATTTTAGCATTCTGCTGACTAAAAAAACTATGCTTTTATTTATTAAATTAATTATAGGAACGCGGTTATTCAGAGAGATTCGACAGATGACTCAATATAAATTTAGACTAGAACAAGACTAATATTTGTGATGAAACAAATTTCTACAAATCAATATTGCAATCTTCAGTAATACAACAATAATTTCATGAGGTACTATGGATATAGCCTACATTATATCAGCATATAAATATCCACAGCAATTAATACGTCTAGTCAATAGATTAAATGCAGATAAAACGTCTTTTTTGATTCATGTAGATAAAAAAACAAATAATAAAATATATCAAGAAATGGTTCAAGGGCTATCCAAGTATTCAAATGTTTGTTTTCTTGATAGACACAAATGCTATTGGGGCAATTTTGGTCATGTTTTAGCTTCTATAAAAGGAATCAAAAAAATATTTGATAGTAATATATCTTGTGATTACATTATTCTGTTGACTGGACAATGTTATCCTATTAAATCTAACAAAAAAATCCAAGATTTCTTAAAACAGTTGAATTATCATTCTCTTGTAAATTTCTCTCCTTTACCAAATGATGCATGGATAAATCTAATGGATAGAATTGAATATTTTCATTTCAATCTTTTTAATAAACGCTTTCGCTTTCCAGTTTCATTGTTTCAACACCAATTAAAACGCAAATTTCCTAAAGGCTTTAAACCATATGGTGGTTCTTCATATTGGTGTGTTTCACGAGAACTTGCAGAATATATCAACTCATTCATAAATCATAATCCTAACTTTGTTAATTTTTTTAGAAATGTATTAATTCCTGATGAAATCTTCTTTCAAAGCATTGTCATGAATTCGCCCTTCAAAGAAAAAGTAATAAGCAACCATATGACCTATACACTGTGGACGGGTTATTCGGACAATCCAGAAATATTGGGTATCAATGATTTTAATAAGTTGTCTCAATCACCTTGTTTATATGCCCGAAAATTTGATGCTACTAAAGATTCTAAAATATTGGATTTAATCGACAAATATCTTTTGGAATCATAAAATGAACAGCAATTCACTAGTGTCTGTAATTACTATTTTTTTCAATGCCGAGCAATTTATTCAAGAAGCAATAGAAAGTGTATTTGCCCAAACCTACAAAAATTGGGAACTATTATTGGTCGATGATGGTTCTACGGACGGTAGTACTGTAATTGCTCGTGAGTATGCGAAAAAATATCCAGAAAAAGTTCGTTATCTAGAACATGAAGGGCACCAAAATCGAGGTATGAGTGCTACTCGCAATCTGGGCATCCGTAACGCTAAAGGTGAGTATATCGCTTTTCTAGATGCTGATGATGTTTGGTTAGCGCCAAACTTAGAACAACAAGTATCAATACTCCATACTCACCCTGAAGCCGGTATGGTTTATGGTAATACTCAATATTGGTATAGCTGGACAGGAAATCCAGAGGATACTCAAAAAGAATTTTGTGACAAGGTGGCAGAAGTAACTAAAAAACCTAATACTTTGTTCAAACCTCCAACACTACTGACCATCTTTTTACAAAAGAGCGGCGCTGTACCTTGTACCTGTAGCCTCATGGTCAAACGAGAAATACTAGAGGCGATCGCCGGATTTGAAGAGAGCTTTCGTGGACTCTATGAGGATCAAGTTTTTTATGCCAAAGTTTGTCTGAAAGCGCCTGTATTTGTAACGAATGAATGTTGGGCAAAATATCGACAGCATCCAAACTCCTGCTGTTCTAGTACCCATAACACAAAGCACGAATATGAAGGACGGTTGTTTTTTTTGAAATGGTTAGAGAAGTATTTGACTGAACAGGGAGCCAAAGATACAGAGGTCTGGCAAGCTCTTCAAAAACACTTATGGGCTTATCACCATCCAATGTTGTCAAAACTAACAAAGCCTACTCAACATTTTGTCGAAAAGATGACTTTTAACTTTACAAACCTAATTCTCATGAATAAAAAACAATTGAAGGAAATTGCACAGCAAACATTACCATCACCTCTCTACCATGTATTACGTTCTCAATTTGTTGGAGAGAAATATAGTCCACCAACGGGGATGGTAAATTTTGGCTCCCTACGACGGTTGACTCCTATCAGTCGGGCTTTTGGTTACAATCGAGGCCTTCCCATTGATCGCTACTATATTGAAAAATTTCTTGAGCGTCAGGCTAATGATGTCCAAGGACGAGTATTGGAGATTGGAGATGCATCATATACACGGAGATTTGGTGGCGATCGCGTTACTCAAAGTGACGTACTACATGTAATCGAAGGGAACCCAGAGGCAACTATCATCGGCGATCTGACTAACGCAGACCATATTCCATCAGATGCTTTTGACTGTGTGGTTCTAACGCAGACATTGCACCTTCTCTACAATATGCAAGCAGCTCTAGCAAATCTCTACCGCATCTTGAAACCCGGCGGTGTTTTACTAGTAACCGTTCCTGGTATTAGCCAAGTGGTCAAATGCGAATGGGGTGATGATTGGTGTTGGGCGTTAACGGCTCAATCAGCACGCTTGTTATTTGAAGAGAAATTTCCTAAAACTAATGTTCAAGTTGAAACTCATGGTAATGTTCTAGCTGCGATCGCCTTTTTGCAAGGACTTGCTGTCAAAGATTTACGCCAGAAAGAACTCGATTACCAAGATGATGAATACCAAGTATTAATTACTGTTAGAGCAGTAAAACCAGAGGTGGCATCATGAATATCAGCTTAGTTAAGAAACTGCCAACTCCTGTATACCATTGGCTGCGAGATATCCGGTATGGTCGCTCACCAGTGGGAAAAATAAACCTTGGTAGCTTAGGACGAGTCAAGCCAATTAGACCTAACTTCGGTTTAGATCGGGGTTCAGTGATTGACCGCTACTATATTGAAAATTTTCTGGCTCGTTATGCTGAAGATATTCAAGGACATGTACTAGAGATTAAGGAACCCCTCTACACAAACAAATTTGGTGGCGATCGCATCACAAAAAACGACGTACTTCACGTAGAACCAGGTAATCCCCAAGCAACTATTGTTGCAGATTTAACTAAGGCAGACCATCTCCCATCCAACACCTTCGAGTGCATTATCCTGACTCAAACACTGCCATTTATCTATGATGTCCGAGCCGCAATTAAAACTCTTCACCGTATTCTCAAGCCAGGGGGTGTTTTACTCGCCACTGTACCAGGTATTACCCAAATCAGTGATGATGATATGACTCGTTGGGGTCAATACTGGAGTTTCACGACTCTCTCCACACGGCGATTACTTGAGGAAGCTTTTGACCAAGACAAAATACAAGTTACAGCTTATGGAAACGTGTTGAGTGCGATCGCTTTTCTGCACGGCATTGTAACTGAAGAACTAGAGCAATCAAAACTAGACTATCAAGACCCTGAGTACCAGGTTTTAATTACAGCTAGAGCTGTGAAATAGTGAAACCAATGATTCTAGGCAAACTCAACAACAAAGTTCGATACACTGTTCAGCAGTTAAAAAATAAAATTTTCCCTGGTGCGCTCATCTTAATGTATCACCGCGTAGCTGAAGCAGATTCAGACCCTTGGTCATTATGTGTGACACCAAAACACTTCGCTGAACACTTAGAAGTTTTGCGACAATATGGCTATCCTCTGCATTTACAACAATTGACCAAAAGGCTTAGCGATCGCCAATACATAAATCGGTCAATTGTCGTTACATTTGATGATGGTTACGCAGATAACTTCTATCATGCCAAACCATTATTAGAAAAGTACGATATCCCAGCAACAGTGTTTGTTACGACTGGCGGTATTGACCAAAAGCGTGAATTTTGGTGGGATGAACTAGAACAACTGTTATTACAACCTGACATCTTACCGGACTTACTCCGGTTAAATATTCATGGTAAAACCTACCAATGGAAATTAGGAGAAGCAACACATTATAGTGAAGCCGACCATCAGCGCGATCGCCATTGTCGGATGGGCAGAAAACTAAGACAATATCCTACTCTGCGACACACCCTCTATCGCTCACTTTATCAACTGTTGCAGTTTTTGCCCATCTATGAGCGAAATAAGCTGCTAGATGAACTAGCTATCTGGGCAAACGCTGAACCTGTAGGACGATCAACCCATCGCTCTCTTTCCAAGGAGGAGATGCTTGCATTAGAGTCAGGGGGACTGATCGAAATTGGTGCCCACACTGTAACACACCCCTTTCTTTCTCAACTTCCCATAGCCTCGCAACAAGATGAAATTCAGCACAGTAAAGACTACCTGGAGAAAATATTAGGGCATGTAATCACGAGTTTTTCGTATCCTCATGGTAGTTATACAAATGAGACTACTTCTATCGTCCAAGAAACTGGATTTACCTGCGCTTGTTCTAGCATAGTTGGTAAAGTTCAACAGAATAGCAGCTTTTTTCTGTTACCTCGTGTTGTGGTTGAAGATTGGGACGGAGAAACCTTTGCCCATTGGTTGTCAAGGTTCTTTTAATTATGACTAGCAAACCTCTGATTTCTTGCATCATCATCTTCTTCAATGCTGGTGATAAGTTTTTTGTGGAAGCAATAGAAAGCGTATTTGCTCAGACTTATGAAAACTGGGAACTATTACTAGTAGATGATGGCTCTACCGATGTTAGTACAAACATTGCTTTAAGCTACACACAAAAATCTCCTGAAAAAGTTCGTTACTTAGAACACAAAGGACATCAAAATCGCGGCATGAGTGCAACTCGCAACTTAGGTATCCGCCACGCCAAAGGCGAATATATTACCTTTTTAGATGCCGATGATATCTGGATACCGCAAACTTTAGAGGAACAAGCCGCTATTCTAGATTCCCATCCTGAAGTTGCTATGGTTTATGGACCAATTCAGTGGTGGTACAGCTGGACTGGAAATCCTCAAGATATGAGACGTGACTTTTTAGACATCCCTATTGTGTCTGTGAAGGACTCTAGAGTACAGATTGATACTATAATCCAGCCACCAATGCTGTTCCTGCTCTCATTAAAAATGAAAATTTGCATATCAGGAATGTTAGTACGCCGCCAGGTAATAGAAAAAGTCGATGGTTTTGAAGAGACATTTCGAGGTTTGTACGAAGATCAGGTTTTTTGTGCAAAGGTTTGTCTGCAATTTCCTGTATTCGTAGCCAGTAAGTTTTGGTATAAATATCGACAGCATCCTAATAGTTGTTGCCACACAGCATCAGAGCAAAAAGGTAAAGAATACACTGCGCGTCTCAATTTCTTAAACTGGTTAGAACAGTATTTAATTGTACAGGGTATCAAAGACGGCAAACTATGGGGTGCATTCAGAAAGGAAAAACTACTAGTTGTTCATCCAATTTTGTACTTTTTATTTCATAAGACTAGGTATCTCAAGTGGAAAATTAAAAAACTTAGTGAGTTACAAACACTTCTGACAAAGAGAGCCATTAAATTTGTCTATTCCTACAAATTACTCAGTTTGAATAGAAATGAGACGAAATGAGTTACAGAACATGTATTTCCGGCAATATGACCTTCTTTAATGAACAATTTGGAAGCCAAAATCAATTAGTAGTGATTCAGACCCATCATGAAGAATGTTCAGCAATAGCTGTTCCAGTAGAGCCGCACCACAGGCTAGGGTAGACTAACAAATCATAGATTTGGTGTGGCGTTTCTCTATAAGTAGTTGGACAGAATTAATTACACAATGTCATTGCGAATGAAGCGAAGCGGAATGAAGCAATCGCAAGGGTTGGCATTGCTTCGCTCGCAATGACTGTAAATATTTTTGTCTACTTACTTATAAATAAGCTCTGCCCGATCTGATAGGAAACAGAGTAATGCAGATATGAACGAAAGTTCATGTCTAAACCTGATGAGAATATTTGTTTTTAAATACACTCCAAAATTATGCACTTTATTGTCACTGGTGGAGCCGGCTTTATCGGCTCCCATCTGACAGAACAGCTTCTGTCAGATGGTCATCATGTCACTGTCGTTGATAATCTATCAACAGGTAGCTTGCAAAACCTACCTGAGCATCCTCGTCTCAAGCTACTAATAAAAGATATATCCAGATGTCAACCCCAGGATTTTACCGAGCAGATTGATGGACTTGCCCATTTAGCAGCTACCCCATCAGTTACTCAATCTTGGCTGCAACCACTAAAGGCTCATCACAATAATCTTTCTGCAACGATCGCTGTAATTCAACTTTGTCAGGCCTTAAATATTCCCAGGTTAGTTTTTGCTAGTTCAGCAGCTGTATATGGTAATCCAACGCAACTACCAATTTCAGAAAATCAACAGACTTACCCCATTTCTCCCTATGGTTTACAAAAACTGGTATGCGAACAATATGCCAGATTGTTTGCCAAACAATTAGGTTTTTCGTTTGTAGGATTGCGCCTGTTTAATGTATTTGGCCCTAGACAACAACCTCATTCCCAATACTCTGGTGTAATTTCCATCTTTGTGGATGCTATGCAGCAAGGTTTACCCTTGACTATTTATGGAGATGGTACTCAAACGCGAGATTTTATATATGTTAAAGATGTGGCAAATGGCTTTACCAAAGCTTTAACTACTCCTCTAGAATCAGGATCTTCTTTAATTTGTAACTTAGGTAATGGAAAAAATACCTCTTTGATTGAACTAGTTAATATTCTCAAAACTTGTTTTCCTCAACACCAATCAGCAACTAATTTTATGCCTGCCCGTCCAGGGGACATTCAGCATTCACAAGCTTATATCTCAAATGCATATTCAATGTTAGGCTTTACACCTGAGTGGTCGCTAAAATCGGGTCTACAGACTTTGATTGAATTACGCGAGACATCTTTAGTTGGCTAATTTCCGAGGGGCAGTATCGATTATCCCTCTCTGAAGAAACACTGTGCGTAAAGCTTATCCCTCTTTTGTCAATCTAGGCAGAGTAAAAGTAGAAATAAGGGATATTGAAGTTTTGAAAAATTGAGCAAGTCAGATTATTAACAATCATTTTAAGTTGAAAAAACCCTCAGATAACTTAGGGATTCTAAAGACCATTAACCAAGGTTTAATTAAGTTAAATAGTGTAAATGGCTGAAGTATCAAACGCAGGTTATTTAGAATACTATTCCAACTATTGCGTTGATCCCAGCAAGGATGTGATGAGAATCTATATTCAGATTGTGGTGGGAATTTTAGCAGTTGTTCTCAATGTTGACTAATCAACAGATAGGCACTAAAAACAATTTCCCACCATTTCTCTATTTGTGAATAATGAGTTAGACGAAAATCGACCCATCCTAATTCATTTTTACTTTGTTTTAAACCATATTCTGGTTCTTGGCAACTTTTGGTGATCTAGGTTGGGGGAAGGCAGAGGGCAGAGGGCAGAAGGCAGAAGGAAGAAAGGAATAAGTAGTAAGTTCAAGCTTTAAGTTTGTTTAAACTTGCAACTAATATACTTTGCATTTCCTCAACTTCATTTAATAGGGGTGTGAAAAGATTTTTCTCGGCTAAGTCTACTTCTTTCGCAATGATTAATTGCGTATCTAGTTCTCTCAAAGAACCTAACGCAATATGTAAGAACTGGATATATTCTGGCTTGGAACGCCTACCATAGCCTTCAGCTATATTAGATGCTACAGACACGGATGAACGACGTATTTGACTAGTTAAACCATACAATTCTGATTGAGGAAATAGGCGGGTAAATTTATAACAATTGATAGCAAGTTGAACTGCTCTTTGCCAGATAAACTGATTTCTATAACTCATATAATCAAGTGTAAATTGACAAAATTTTGTCCTCAAATAGCTAACAAAAACCGTCGCTCCAGTAAATCTATTTTGGCGCGACCATACATCTGCCGCTTTAACATTTTCAGTCGATTAATATGTCCTTCAACTGGGCCATTACTAACTGACATAGTTACACCTGCTTTCACAGCATCGTAGTCAGACTCTAAACTAACAGCAAAGGAGCGCAACAAAGAAACCGAGCTGTTTTTAGCTTTGTTTAACCAAGCATCGAGCTGCTCGCTCAGACGTTGACGCACAACAGATGCAAACTGTTGAGCTAGTTCAATAGCTGACTTCAAATCAGAATGGGCTGTTTGTAGTTGAGCGATGATTTCACGCTCATTAGGCTGTATTAATTCTGGTCGTCGCAAGACTAAAGCTGTGACGCGACTGGGGGTGAGAGGACGATGGGAGGAAGAACTAACCCTGGGGGACGCGTTTTTCTTTGAACACTTTGCTGGCTCAAATCCGGGCAAGGTCTTGAGATAACGAGTGAAGCGAGCGACCGTGGCATAACCACCGATATACCCGCAGGTGCGAATTTCTTCAAACAGTTCTTGGGTGTTGTGGTTCCCGCTATTCCAGCTACTGAGGAGGTAATCTTGATTTGGGTTGAGAAGACTCAGACCGTGGTCGCTACGTTCACGACGTTCGGTAAAAGTTGAGCTACGCATTAGTGCTGTCCCGTAAGTTTTACACTTGCGAAAGCAGAAGTCGTCTACCCCAAGAGTATGTGGCGTTACGATTGGTGGCAGTGGGATTGAGCGGACTAAATTTAATACTTGAGTTTGGACTAATTGGCATTTAGCAGCAATGAATAGAAAGCAAGAAAAAGTTACCCAACTTCTTTTAGAGGCTGAGTTAAGTTGAATCGTTGAAAAAGAAGCAGAAACTAAGCAGCAGTTAGATCAGCGTTCTTAAGTGATTCTTCGGTTTTAGGTTTTTTAGATGCGTGTTTTTTGACAGTGGGATAACGCTTACGCGAAGGTGGCTGATGCCCTTGGGCACGCCCAGGTGATTTACCGCGAGTTTTCGGGGGTTGAGCAGGAGTGCCAATAGTGGCTAAAATTAGAGGAAAGGCTTGTGCTACGCGTCCTGGAGACAGTTTATCCTGAGTCGATTGCCAAGGCAAGGGGGAATCAATACAGGCAAGTCTAGCTAGCCATAATTGCCAAGTTAACAATGGCATCAGGTCACTCCATCGCTCTGCTGCCTGAGTAGAGCCAAGCTGAGGCTGTGTCCAATATAACCTCTGCTTGGCAAATCGATACCAATGTTCTAGAGCAAAGCGGCGGAGGTATTTTTGCCAGAGATCCTCTAATGGAGGCATTGTCTGACCCAACCAAGCTAGCCATAAGGGTTGGAACTTACGATTGCGTCCAACTGGTTGGATCACCTCGACGCGAATGATTTCCATTGCCCGGTTTGGAGATTGAAGAAAATGAAACCCACTCCAGCGCATGACTTTTACTCGACCAACTTGCGGGTCTTCAACTTCTAGAGTTTCAGTTACCTCTGCCCAAGTTTCCGAGTCATTGAACTTAAACTTATGACCATGTTTACACGGTGCGCCTCGTCCTTTGTAAGTACCGGGTGTACCCCATACGCATCGGTTAGAAGCTAAACGCAGCAACAGGTCTGCGTCAATCTTCTCCGTGGCTTGGACAAATTTGGCGTTGCCGTAGCCTCGGTCATAAGCAGCAAGCGGTCTTTTGCCTAACTCACGGGTTATTTGTTTAAGTTGGAATGCGGCTTTACTTGTTGGCGTTTCAAAGCTGGTGATCCGTTCGTGCTTTAACGGCAATGCCCAACTCCCATCCGCTTCTGGTATCCACGCTAACGTACTGTAACTTTGTCCGATGCCTATGCTTCCCCTGGAGTCCCCATGAAAAGTTCTTTCTTTTAGTGTCTTCGCTTCTGGTCTTGCCCAAAAGCTATGATCTCCTGCTAGAAATGGCTGTTCATCCGTCACTACCTCCTGTACCAGTAGCTTCATCAGTTTTCTTTTTGGTGGACGACTATCATGTAGTGCTGCATAAATGCTCGACCATTGCCGTCGAAATACTGGGCTTTGTGACAAGCTTACAAACGATGGGATACTCGGACTTGTTAATACTGCATCCATCAATTCAAATACTGCATCTTTGGCCTTTCCCAAACAATCGTAGATACCTTGGCGGAATTTTTCTAGTTGTGTCAGGATCATCACGTCAATGATTTATCGATTACTTTCATTGACTTTACGGCAGTCAGTGTTACTGCTGACTGCTTTTCTCTAGCTTTTTAGTCCAAACTCCAGTTAATAGTGTGTTGCGAGAAACTTTTATCCCCCATTGCTGTAAGAGTCTTTCCCCTGCTGCACCACCATTAGCTAAACCAATCACACTCAGTCGTTGAGCTAAACGTAGAGTTCTTCTAGCCCAAGGCGTGGTTACATTGGTCAGCCTTTCTGTAAAAATGCGCCGTTTACACAATCTATTGATGCAAAAAAACTTCCTTACCCGTAACTGTAAGGTAATGCTGTAATCAGCCCAAGGCAAGTCTGCTAACTTGCGCTCGTAGCGACTATGAATTCTGTGAGTTGGTTGGTTACAAACTGGACAATTAACTACTGTTCTGATTACAGAAATAATCAACTTTATCTGAGTTTTTATTTCGTCAACAAGCCAACTCTCAAGTTTCAGGTTTGTTGAATCTGGTAAGAGGTGAGCTAGCACCGACATAGGGCTTGCTGAGGCTTATCCCTCAAATGTTTGATGGAGTGAAGTTTGAAGTCTCTTAATTATATCTTTTTTCCTTCCGACTTCTGCCTTCTGCCCTCTGCCTTCCCCCAACCTAGATCACCAAAAGTTGCCAAGAACCCATATTCTACCCAAGTTCTTATTTTACATCAGAAACACATCCTATATGTAGGTACTTAAAACAGAGCAAACGCATCTACGTATAGTACATAATTACTAAAAGAGAGATAAAGGCAGCGATCGCTGATGGTATAGGGTTAAGCAATGAGGCTTTGATGGTAAAGTCATTGTAAAAATAGTAATATTGCCCCAGTTTGCGTGAAGCTCAAGCCCAAAATCACAATTGCTGACCATTTTGCTGTGATGTCAGACCCACGAATAGATCGTACAAAACGACATAAATTGATTGACATTTTGACCATCGCTTTGTGTGCAGTGATCTGTGGAGCAGATAGTTGGGTGGCAATTGAACTATATGGCTGCACGAAATATGAATGGTTAAAAACGTTTTTGGAGTTACCAAACGGTATTCCGTCACACGATACATTTGCGCGAGTCTTTGCACAGTTAAACCCCCAACAGTTCCAAGAATGTTTTCTGTCATGGATGAGATCAATACAGAAGGTGACATCAGGGGAGATAGTAGCAATTGATGGGAAAACTTTATGTGGTTCTAAGGATAAAGCATCTGGGCAAAGTGCGATTGAAATAGTTAGTGCCTGGGCGACGACAAATAGATTGGTATTAGGTCAGGTAAAAGTAGATTCTAACTCAAATGAAATTACAGCAATCCCAGTAGGGTAAGAGCATCTCAATTAGGCTTGACATAAGGGCTGAGAGGAATCTAATGTAGAGTCAATGAAACCGGAACTGAGAACTCGAATCATGTAATCGTTATCCATACCAGTCCGTTTCATTTTTTGTCGGAGA contains:
- a CDS encoding transposase family protein, whose product is MSVLAHLLPDSTNLKLESWLVDEIKTQIKLIISVIRTVVNCPVCNQPTHRIHSRYERKLADLPWADYSITLQLRVRKFFCINRLCKRRIFTERLTNVTTPWARRTLRLAQRLSVIGLANGGAAGERLLQQWGIKVSRNTLLTGVWTKKLEKSSQQ